Part of the Paramisgurnus dabryanus chromosome 21, PD_genome_1.1, whole genome shotgun sequence genome, GAAGAGACAGTGAGAAGTACAAATAGCCTAAACACAAAAATGAAGGTCAGATCAGTATTAAGGCAGAGTTTACACAGAATAACAGTGATAGGGTTTcttaaaatacacacatacacatacacatacatgtcACCTCAAAGGGACCATTGTCTAAAAATACTGAGGATTTATTGTCAGTGGTAACAAACATGCGGTAGATTGCGAAACACCAGCAATATTTCCACAGTGGAGTTGGTTCATTTGACGGCCATCTTGTTTGCGATTCACATTTGAAAAGGAAACTGTTCCAAGCCTGCCTTAAATAATGTTAGCATAACATGAATTGGTTGTTATCCAAAATTTGAGCGGCTGTGGGGGGTGTGCTTTAAATGTGGCAAATTTCCAAAATGGGTTTACAAAGCTAATTATCGCTAAAATCAAAGGTAAGTCCAAAAACGTTGACCGTTGTGACTTCTGGATTCTTAAACTACTTGAACTAAACTGACCTGGCCAATTTGTACCTAATTGTGTGGCCTGTTTTCCCGTAATTGTGGATGAAGAGTTATATTCTGGTGTGTAACCATAGGGAGAAAGATAGAAAGGGGGGTGAGAGATAGATGGCATAAAGCGAGATGGAACACAAGAACTCTGTCTGACAGTGCGACATGACGCCTTACCCCAGAACAAACAAGCATTCAGGCACTCTGAGGGGCAACCCAGAATGTCATGGGGGTGAGGGaggaaaagagagaaagaaacagAGATACAAAAGAGAGAAAGATTTAGAACAATGCTTTGAAGGTCATCTGGTGGGATGGAGTGTCCAAAAtcactcatttataaagaaaataagGAGTCACATCGGATGGGggaaaagagagagacagacagacaaaaactAATTCACAACAGCACAAGTGAATAGATGAGCAAAAGAAAGAAATAGGCAAAGCATGAACAGAGTGCTCTATACTTTTTTTGGTAAAAGCTCAACTTGTGAAATATGAGGtctattttagttttaatggaAATGGAGGAAATGTGTAAGTAGATTATTAAACTGGGAGAAAGCGGCGAGGGAGGGGGGAAATCCAGAGGTGCTAAGGGTGGGAGGGTTGAGATCGGTTcacaatgttttaaatattaaagctATTTCAGGTTTAATGAGGTGTAAATACTATGGGGACCATGGTAAGAGGATGGGGTTAAAGGGGTCTCACTCTCATTATTTCAAGCACACACCTTTAAGACTACAGAGACTGAAGGAAAGAGAAAAAAGTAAGTGACAGTGTAAAAACAGAGAGACAGAACTGATGAGTTGAGACAGAAATGGTGCAGGGAAGAGATGGGGATGACGACAGCGTTATGACGTGGTTAGTGGTTAGAGACTCAGATTATGGGTGTTGTCATTTACGGGGGCATGGACACAAAAAACACAGATATGCATGAATGCTCTCACACACAATCAACGTGCATACACTCATCTTAAGGGACTAATGTGACATCATGTCACCAGCACAGTAACAACTAACAATGAGTGAAAAGTGAGTGAATAAATATATGCATGCATGAGTGCTTGAAAAAGTAAAGTTTTAGATGATTGAGTGAGTTAGTGAGTGACTTGAGTGAAGAATTtaatgagtgagtgagtgaaggTTTTGATAAGTGCGTCtttaagtgagtgagtgagtgagtgagtgagtgaaggTTTGAGTGAGTGTTTAAGTGAGTTAGTGAGTGtttaagtgagtgagtgaatgagcaAGTGAGTGTTTAaatgaatgagtgagtgagtgagtgagtgagtgtttAAGTGAGTTAGTGAGTGTTTAAGTGAGTGTTTAAGTGAGTGAATGAGTGtttaagtgagtgagtgagggTTTGGATGAGTGAGCAAGTGTTTAAGTGGGTGATTTAGTGAGTGAAGGTTTGGATAATTGAGTGTTtaaatgagtgagtgagtgagtgaaggTTTGGATAAGTGAGTGAATGATTGAGTGAATGAGAGTTTaaatgagtgagtgaatgagtgagtAAGTGAGTGAAGGTTTGAGTGAGTGAATTTTtaaatgagtgagtgagtgagtgaaggTTTGAGTGAacgagtgagtgagtgagtgagtgagtgagtgagtgagtgtttaagtgagtgagtgaatgagcGATCGAGTGTTtaaatgagtgagtgagtgagtgaaggtttgagtgagtgagtgtttaagtgagtgagtgagggTTTGGATGAGTGAGCAAGTGTTTAAGTGGGTGATTTAGTGAGTGAAGGTTTGGATAATTGAGTGTTtaaatgagtgagtgagtgaaggTTTggataagtgagtgagtgagtgagtgagtgaaggttggatgagtgagtgagtgagtgagtgagtgagtgagtgaaggTTTgcatgagtgagtgagtgagtgagtgagtgaaggtttgagtgagtgagtgagtgagtgagtgagtgtttAAGTGAGTTAGTGAATGTTTAAGAGAGTTAGTGAGTGCTTaagtgagtgaatgagtgagtgagtgagtgagtgagtgagtgagtgagtgagtgagtgagtgagtgagtgagagtttaaatgagtgagtgagtgagttagTGAGTAAGTGAGTAAAGGTTTGAGTGAGTGAGTGTTtaaatgagtgagtgagtgagtgaaggtttgagtgagtgagtgaatgttTAAATGAGTGAGTTGGTGAGTGAGTGAATGTTTaagtgagtgaatgagtgaaGGTTggatgagtgagtgagtgagtgagtgagtgagtgagtgagtgaaggTTTgcatgagtgagtgagtgagtgagtgagtgaaggtttgagtgagtgagtgagtgtttAAGTGAGTTAGTGAATGTTTAAGAGAGTTAGTGAGTGCTTaagtgagtgaatgagtgagtgagtgagtgagtgagagtttaaatgagtgagtgagtgagtgagtgagtgagtgagtgagtaagtgAGTAAAGGTTTGAGTGAGTGAGTGTTTAAATGAGTGAGTGAAGGtttgagtgagtgagtgagtcgGTGTTTAAGTGAGTGAGTAAAGGtttgagtgagtgagtgagtgagtgaatgttTAAATGAGTGAGTTGGTGAGTGAGTGAATGTTTAAGTGAGTGAATGAGTGTTTAAGTGAATGAGTGAGTGTTTAAGTGACTGAGTGAGGGTTTGGATGAGTGAGCAAGTGTTTAAGTGGGTGATTTAGTTGAGTGAAGGTTTGAATAAGTGAGCGTTtaaatgagtgagtgagtgaaggTTTggataagtgagtgagtgagtgagtgaaggTTTggatgagtgagtgagtgagtgagtgagtgagcgagcgagcaagtgagtgagtgagtaagtgAAAGAATAAAGGAAATGGGGGGAAGGAGTGTTTATAGAGCAGTGTGTAAAAGGGCAGAGGCTGAGCTCTCGGAGGAGAGTAAATAGATCTGATGTCTTACGGCTCAGCTTAAGTTCAAGTTTATGTTGATTTGATCTAATAAACACCATGAGATTAAGATAATGTGAACATATTAAAGAGACTATGAACATATCAGTCTTTGACAAAAAGAAGTGCAAATCTATGCCATAGcagactattttttttaaacaacaacaagcCACGCTGTTTATTCAAATGCTTTACAatagtgagtgtgtgtgtgtgtgtgtgtgtgtgtgtgtgtgtgtgtgtgtgtgtgtgtgtgtgtgtgtgtgtgtgtgtgtgtgtgtcttaaaACCACATACAAGCACTTAACGGccacatacaaatataaatctACAAACATGCATGTGAAGTTGTACAATAAAGTAACCACACACTTTAAGCTAAAACTCCATGAGGTTTTCTTATCGTTATGTGAATGAGAAGGGGAAAGGCCGAGTTGATGTTCCTTGTTTTCCTTCTGTCTTTTCGATAAAGCATTTATTTTGATCATGAACAGATCATCTAAAATAAAGTATCAGTGGCCATTTCCTGACCAGTCTCAAAAATCCCCTGATGATAGTGTAACATTTACATTGTGGGTCCCTGCCAACCACAGAAACCCCCATTTTAGCTTGGAGTCACCTCATACTTTAACAGCACTCATActttcacacagacaccataGCATCACAGGAGGCCTGGGTGAATTTCCTTCTAAAATGTCACTCTCTGGCTGTAATTTTGTGACCTGAAAAGTAAGCGCTAAAGCTAATGCCAATGCCTTATTTAGTCGTACATATAAAAAAACGGGCTACGGAAAGTTTACTACAAACACAAAGAAGGTATACTCCTAAAGTCTGTTGTTTTAATGGTCTTTGAGACTGGAAGTTGTGACCCAGGTCTGTCTAACAGAAATTGTGGGTTTGTTTTTTAAGGGAAGAGTGTGGTTGGTTGCTCAAAGGAGTGGTGTGGCTTTCTGAAGATTCTTGAGATAAGCTTCCGCTGTTCATAGTTAAAAGTCTACACATTGGGAAGTGAGTCTGTATCTCATGATGTGACAGATGTGATCATAGCACATATAAATGGGCGGAGAACTGATAGAGTTGCTATTAATACAGCAAATAACTTTGaaaggataaataaaaacagcaatatATGACAACAACGAAAAACATCCCTCATTTCACCTTTCGAAACCACGCTTCTGCTGTGTTATAAAATCCATTTTCTTAAGACCCATACATACAATAGTGGCCAAAATTGATGTCCGGGAAAAATATTTGTACATTATTTGCTCATCATCGTTtaatgagaaaataatgacCAAGTGATTTGTGGTGTACTGGTAACATGGACAACATTTTGTTGTCCATGACGCCTACATTTGTGCATTTTCCAAATGGACATACTGTTGACTTCAGAGAAGTGGTGCAAATGCCATCATAAATGACTGATAATATCTAATTGGCTCCTCTCCTAATGTAATAAGGCCCCAGATAATTtagcatttacattttaatatatatttcaaCTAAAAGGCAAGCATATGATTTTGAACCGGTATTGTAATTTGACCCATATACAGAACATTGACGATGTTGTGGGGATCTATCACCAAGATTACCAGAATCCAGTCTAAACCCCTGCAAACATCTATTATTCACCCAGGGCTCTTTCCCAGCCATTGACCAGTaaacttgtcaattaagagaaaacgtttccctgccaatgacaagtttttacggcaatccatatttccgctattatccactaggttggcactcttacccaacttacaaaacactaaagcatccactgatccaaaaacagtaaaactctgtgtatgttttgacttATGTTCTGAatctggggccgtattcacaaagcattttatcttatcactaagagtactcctaaatcgcactaaaagattttagctaggagttttctcttaaaagttattcacaacgcctttcagacctacttttagtaaggaaaaatgataactcctaaactaagagtgagtcttcgttgctacggatgacgtcaattctcatgcacgagctgcctcgcaatgaccacggtgattggttgttagatgacagggctgtcatgcggaacataacacagacgcaccaaatcatggaattacaatatcgaaatatgtctgtgtcctatacaaaataataatagtaatgccatcgaaatgcatatataaaagaaaagtcgtgaattaaattaaattaaatcaaggtagcctaatacaaatgaaaaccgccaattgcctaataataaaaaacgacatcattaacacttgcttgattaatgtacatcctattagcctaaatagactacttaaagcaaggaaatgttgcccatgttaaagaagcctgcctaatgtaataaataaatgatggtggattatgaactcgccaaaacgaaaaagaaagcccaactggatgcaggatcagttactgctgctgtcccagttggtgctggaaaaaagaaacgtaataaaagggaaattcggcactgagatatcaagcaaaactaagcgtgagacatgcgagaaagtgatgcgcgggtcaatgtacaaaacaactggcacccgaccaacgttttcaactaacccgcccgcaactcggaccgcaaaaaataaaaaataaatagtgtacccgacccgctccctggctcgcattttttttaagtagtaattgtttaatagttaattgccatctttatttcaaacgacccgaccgaacgcgacccgaatatcataaaaaatatttttggatgactcgtaaccgcgggtgaccgcatgcatccgctcatttcggatcaacccgtgcatcactggggagaggatttgttgcagatcaatgcagcattcccgcttatgtcgcggaccccggacgaatgcgagacattacaatcgcagtagagggttgagattgcagcatttaaacagactagcatggcaacaggtatgcctataatattaaatatttaatttcattattgtttcgtgtaattctaaaaaacttcctgcttgtcatgaatgtaatgaattatgaaacaaatgtcataaacaatatgcttacattaaagtgtgcttttaagtgttatgtgcaatgcttttgagttggtgaaactgtccatgttaaggaggatcagcacctaaggcattttaagatcctttgtgaataggtcttagtgagttaggagtcctctcgacttcttttaagctgtcccagacttaggtgctacttttagggctaaaatgctttgtgaattactcttagtgaaaaaaattagaagtcctaaatttaggagtgacacgcccattatttttaggagttgctcctaaattcgccagttaggagctacttttagccttaaaattctttgtgaatacagCCCCTGATCTCTAACGAAAGTCCTTTGCAAAAATTCACATTTTGttcaaaaatattaatttttttgcttttttgtttgaaagcagaggatctgttctttcatttgatatattgtatgtttatatatttcaagAAGACGGCATTAAACTTGTGAAAATCATTAAAGATTTAACCCAAAGTCCTATACAAATAGGCCCAATCTTCCAAGATACATTCAGTTTTTAAAGTCTATTGTGACAAGGTCATTCAGCTATATGGGCAAACTGTATCAATTTGAAACAGCCAGAAATCTGACTGTACTGTCCATTTGCTCTCAGCGCTTGTTAAAAACCAAACTGATCTCACACACAGGCTTTACGGGATTATAAATGTCCCTCTGCAAGCCTGAACTTTGTGCTGAAAGTAATTTAGATATACAGTTCTGTAAACGTGCCAACTACCAATTACAAGCTCCTGAAAACCATTAGTCTGCGCACAATGGAGCTCGGACATCAACATCCTGAGATCCCATTTAGTGGGACGGCACCCTTAACCGTGCAAACCATTACCCCTGCAACTAGACACTTCCTGTGCCCTTTAACCAAATCTTGAAAAACTCTTCAGAAACCTCTGCAGCTCCAAAACAATGCCTGGAGATGGGACCTCCTCATGGAGTCAGGCTGTATGGAAGCAatacaattttttcttactGTATGAAAGAAACGGAGATGTTAACGCATTTGCTTGAGACTTTTATCAACACATCTTACACTAATTTCAAGGTATTTTCTCAGTACGAGTGTTCTCCGGGAATCAAACCTATACTCTTTTGTGCTGCTACACAATACAATGCTTTCCCATACTCTACCACAATAGTCTATGCTGCTACTGTATACTGAAAAGCTTTTATTTACCACATGTTGGCTCAACAAAATATCCATATTGTTATGTAAAATAGGAAGTTGTAttgtatttcatttatttcattcATTCAATTAAAACAAGATAAATATTCTTGTCAAGTAAAACCTTTAATAGAAATAAAATATCTTGTTtcctatataaaatatatttcctATATAACAGTTTTTGTTGGTTAATTACCTTAAAAAAAGAGATGAACAAATTGCTTGTTGCTGGAAATATGTCAGGCTGGTCAGGATACTGAAACAGGATACTAATACTGTGTATAAGTATCCTGACCAGCCTGACATGTTTCCACCAACAAGCAATTTGTCCGTCCACATTGGCCATTAAACTACTGTGCAATGTGACGCAATCATGGCCAACCAAAAGATATTTCATGTTTAATACAGTTGGAGGCAAAACACAGGAAAACTGGAGGCAGTCAATACAAATCAGCATAGAGTCGGCTACCAAAGGAATGCAAATATCATGTTGTTGTAATAGTACAGTCTTCAATTTTTAAATTGTAGCACATTCCTGCTACAACTGGCAGACAAAAAAATTTGGTTAAACCCAATAAAAGAGCAGACTGGACagaaatgataataaaaaaactcaAGTTTGTCCCACACTTCATGTCAGCTCCCATCCAGCCCATAGGTTTAAACATCGAATTAATCATACTTCCTCAATTTCCTCCAAtacttcatcatttatcacaatacttccatagtatttgttttcctactatggaagtcaatggtttccACCagatgtgtgcttaccatcatttatcaaaatatctttttttgtgttcaacataataaagaaattcatacaggtttataacaagaCAGTGGGGaggaaattatgacaaaatttagatttttaggtgcactatccctttaaaggtgcagtgtgtaaatttagtggtgaggttgcgaattgcaccCAATGGCTCAGTACACTGCTCTTCCCTCGCTTTTGAAGCGCATAGAGAATCTAcgcagtgtttccgctatatacattcaaccgtggcggcccgccactcataaaacatccccgccacgcctgcggttgtggatagaagggatacagcaaacgaaatctcgttggatgagcactgttttatcctaatcctttaaccaaacccaactctaaacacaaaatttcacacgattgtaggatgtatttgtatctaatttagccagaaccgctgttttcatcctaataatcctacctccaaatctaatccgtaacttttcggcatttgctgtatcccttctagacaaaacccacagcgggagctcgcaaaaaagctactgcgagactggctgtcttgaaataaattcctttctggatttgcgttgttcactcatttataaataaatctcctaaaatatcataatttcctccatgggtttagttttatgcacaaatagatttaaatcaacagaggattattaagctacgtttctgttttgagaaataataataaaataaataagcctacacgaaatatgttgcacttaaataattattaaattgacaaaacgaataaaaaagtatttgagtttctgttctttttttgtgacgcgctctaaaaccaaaccagcagaaagcacgtcatgtttttaatgattataaataagcacaaggttttctccttattgtgagtttacaaaaataaaaatacatcatttgaagttgcgaatgttgttttacttttatctttatgactataaatttagggtgatttaagctgcaaggtcatcacgcatatgatgttcaccggcgcatatctacaccaacacagcgcagggctgcgagaaaagacataattaaacttttgatttaacatattacgagtttttggacattcatttggaatcactgtactcatattatcaacttatctggccattagttattcagtataggctataagcgcagcgcactgatgataagatatttgtccaaaaacaaaaggctaaatactgaatactacttatatgcgactgcaagacattaatagtcgaatctgtttgtaaggaaacttacattattcccgtggaagagaagaacgttggtaatagaaacttgaggcagacggtgagactgttttatctgttttcagacgaaacagcagggtcggggtacccgcgggtgaaccgcataatatttgatctaacgggtgtaataggctattcgcgtgtcatttgtgttgtagatgcaggtcgggactcaatagacaagattaaatgcgggtctaacatccaagaccaaaattcgactcgtttttaaatgacccgtgcttatttgtgtttaagatctgtctgaagaccggtaaaggtttatatttaactgcggtgtgaccggctcggggtcacagtctttatgtcaaatggtacgggtgtgaaataaaattgctgctgatgtcggataactggtcggttgttctgtcaatcacagcggtgcggattatcaaacaggactgcatgactttgtaacagctctgtacgctaaacacgaggacgaacttgcaatgcacactacattaaaactacaatgaaatatccAAACTACTTACGCagctgtgtaacgtttttttaagaaaatacagtttagatcaaacatagaaaagcaatatgctataaatataaggaaaagtaaatgacagcgtgaaaattataaaaaaatacatgttagtttactgtagcctatattctacattaattttttttacatttataatcatcatgggcgccccctgccgccacagctgaaaaaaatcctagaggaaacactgctacgatagccgccaccagacaaaacATGTCATTGACGGAAACAActaagtaaaaaagtttgtccgttaagggcttctgtagaaacatggcagcacaaaatggcgacttccatgtaaggggaccctcgtgtatgtagataaaaacgtctcattctaaggtaataaaaacataatggttcattattaaaaggtctttatacacccctgataatataattttgtatattatttagcatttctgtcaaaagatccttttaaaaataacacactgtacctttaaaagCAAATACCTTAAAAAGCAGTATCAGTATCTAAGACCTTTAGTAACTATTTTATGCTATGAAACTGCAACCTCCATGCAATAGGTAATTCctttgggtgtgtgtgtgtgtgtgtgtgtgtgtgtgtgtgtgtgtgtgtgtgtgtgtgtgtacatagtACAGTGAACTAGTGTGTACTTAGATTTGGAGTCTTACACTTGATATTTGATCTGTGGGGTTGGGTCAGCGAGTGCAGTCATATCTGTTGGAGCCCCAGGTACTGTAGTAGAGCTTGCAAACAGAGGCAATGAGAGATTGCCTCCAGAGTTAAGTAGGTAAACTCATGCTAAGCTGATGCAAATCTCCTCGCCTTCCCCTCCCTGAGCTTTACTTCATCTCTTCTTCTTCACACTTTAGAGGACCTTGGGGCAGCCCCCCTATCCCATCCCATCACACACACGCGCATGCAATTTAATCCTCGCTCCGGCACCAAGGTCAATTCAATTATCCTGTTTtcttaaagtgtgtgtgtgtgcccatTTCACAGTCCGCCTGCACAAATACACCAGAGATTAGAGCTGCCACACTTTTAATGATCTACATACCTATAAGCAACAGTATGTAAGACAGGTAGGGCCTTGTCCCCGCTTGCTAGCGCGATCTGTTCCTCAGCACCGATTTTGTTTTTAGGTTGATGAGGCTGACTCGCGTCCCATGTGTCTTGCGAATATTAATGAGGAAATTAGTTTTTCAACCCCAAATTCCCCACCTCAATCTGCAGTTTGTCGTATGGCTGTAGCATTCATGTCACAACAATCATCTGAGCTCCAGTATCTTTGTGAATTATACAATCAAATGCATTTTGGATATGTATTTGTTACCCTCTTACAGGATTAATAAGAAGAGCTGCTATAAAACCATACATCCATGAATGTTCAACAAGCATCTGAATGTGGTTGTAAAACGTTTTCCAGTTACTTGATTTTCAAGCCGGCAGTAATATCCAGTAACACCCTGACACTTATCCAATATCATCACACAATATAGAATGCAATAAAGTAACACGGACACAACAGAACACAACAGCTGGGTTCCTGAACTAAAAGTCCCATTCATTTTCTCCACAGAGGTAttgattttttaataataatgtataaacCTTTCAAAACAGACCTATCAGGAGATCAGAGGTTGTTAAGCGATGATATACGCTTCTGTAGAAACCACAAATCAATGTAAATTCagcttcatttaaaaaaaaaatgtttaaaagctgAATTCACGGTGAAGAACTACACTGTGACTTTAAATCAATATCGGACCATCATCTTGATTTGCTTACAATATTCGCAGTGCCTCAACAGATGCGtaattaatttgtttgtttattctttTGTAATTAAACTTTTATCAAGAAAATTTATGGGAGAAAATGAACCGAAAAAGTCAGCCATCACTGTTCTGCTCTATCCAATTCTCCAACATCAggcctacctgaaatgttgtggTTGCTGTAGCTCCAGCCAGGGTTGGACAGCATGGACTGTAGAGGCGATGCTGCCCGACTGTCTCCTTCATTCTGTTGGGTTATGTGCCTGACTGTGTCCTTGTTCTTTCGGTTCTTCCTTCGACCTGAGCCAGGGGGTTGCCAGCCCCCTTCCCCCCTGCCACCTGGCTCTCCAGGTGTCCCCTGTGAGCCTCGGCCAGCCCCGTCTTGCAGATTAGAGGGGGAGACCTGCTCCTCTTTGACCTGGACCGAACGGTAATCGGCAGGCCACAAGGGCTGCAAACAAACGTCCTCCTGGCTTTCGTTGCTTTTGGGTTCCTGATCCTCTTTGCCGTAATTGCTACTACCTTCATGGCAGCTAGCGATGGCCGAGTCTCCAGATGAGTTTGCCGGGCTGGTGCGCCTGGCCAACCATGGCGAGGAGCTGCGCGCCGAGATCATGGACGCCAATGCCTCAGAGGCTCCGCCCATACCAGGCCCAGCCCCGGCTCCGATAGAACTCACCACGTTGCCCATTTCGATATCCACCAGTTCGTCCGCAAGCTCAGACCGAATACTGATGTCCAGTGCCGCTTTAATGAAGCCGTGGCATGCTTGCACAATGTCTGTCATCTGCAGGTAGCTGGCGGCTGACATCACCTCAATGACGTTCTTGCTCGTGAGCGCCAGGTGGGCCGAATACATGAAGTCAAGGATTGTTTTGAAGCCCTGGGCCGTGACGATATCCAGGTGCGTAATGGTGGCCTGCTGTTCCGAACCCTtctttacctggcagtaaagtGTCTTGAAGTAGCGGCTGCTGCCAAGCAACACATTCTTGTGCGCTTTGAAGATCTTGCCTTCCACGATCACACACACGTCGCACAGGATGCCGTGCTGCCGCTGCTCGTTCAGCTCTCGCAGGAGCTGCCGGTAGTGCGACGTGATCTCCATGTCTTCCTTCCGGTTATTCATTGGACTAATGGGTGGCTGCTTCTCATGAAGAAAGTCTGGATGAATAAAAGGCACAACACATGATCTTTGGTTAGTGCAACAAAGTGAGGAATTTGACACATTCctataaaagttaaatgaatATGAAATGTATGCTTACATAACACTGTATAGACTGTATTGGCTGACTAccattacttaaaaaagtgaAACTGTAGGCATTATTTTATGATAAACAATAGCTTGTTGTCACATA contains:
- the zbtb46 gene encoding zinc finger and BTB domain-containing protein 46 isoform X2, whose protein sequence is MNNRKEDMEITSHYRQLLRELNEQRQHGILCDVCVIVEGKIFKAHKNVLLGSSRYFKTLYCQVKKGSEQQATITHLDIVTAQGFKTILDFMYSAHLALTSKNVIEVMSAASYLQMTDIVQACHGFIKAALDISIRSELADELVDIEMGNVVSSIGAGAGPGMGGASEALASMISARSSSPWLARRTSPANSSGDSAIASCHEGSSNYGKEDQEPKSNESQEDVCLQPLWPADYRSVQVKEEQVSPSNLQDGAGRGSQGTPGEPGGRGEGGWQPPGSGRRKNRKNKDTVRHITQQNEGDSRAASPLQSMLSNPGWSYSNHNISGAEVLEPNISESRSERMDLLVKQEEAAAGDSGFLSGERDEVVAQERGGSVANLRAALMSKNSLLSLGAEMLGEENQLLFDYLPKGGHSLSLNDFTVIRKKFKCPYCSFSAMHQCILKRHMRSHTGERPYPCEICGKKFTRREHMKRHTLVHSKDKKYVCKVCSRVFMSAASVGIKHGSRRHGVCADCSGRGMAALLDQNGEDGSPEEELLYPGDHRFPDDTADGDGEDEMMGEAELMGDGDGDEENGKWRAGSGMSQRDDRAIDDGKEESDSALEGDARAVSEKDYSWIS